TTGTCATTCCGAGCGAAGCGAGGAATCTGGTACCGTCTCTCCTGATGATGCATAGGGTACACCGTCCTTCTCAACTTGGAGGCAGTGTGCCTTACAACTTTCAAAACGTCTGTTGGTTTAATTTATTGTTATAGAATTTACAAAATTATTATTGCAATGCCACTTTACAGTTTTTTCAATGCCCTTAGCGAGTTCTGTTTGCGGTATCCAATCAAGTATTTTATTCGCTTTTGATATATCAGCCCATGTTGCTTCCATATCTGTTTTATAGGGTTTTAGATATTTTTTGATAGCCTTCTTCCCTAATTGATGTTCAATTAAAGCGATAAGTTTAAGCAATGTATGAGGCTTATTATTACCGAGATTAAAAATATTGTAACCTTTTATTTTTAACGCTTTGATAGTAGCATCGGCGATATCGTCAATATAGGTAAAGTCTCTTTTTTGCCGGCCGTCGCCATATATTTCTACAGGCAACCCACGACGGATTTTTTCAATAAATTTAAAAGGGCTCATATCAGGCCTTCCCGCGGGCCCATAAACAGTGAAATACCGTAAGATACACGTATCTATGCCAAACAAATGGTGATATGTATAGCATAAAGCCTCGGCAGCTTTTTTTGTAGCGGCATATGGTGATATGGGTGTATTAACGGCAAGAGTTTCTTTAAAAGGCATTTTTTGACCCGCGTAAAGGGATGATGTGGATGCTGTAACGAATTTATTAATATTGTGTTGCCTGCAAAGTTCAAGTAAATTTAAAGTGCCGATCACGTTTGTGGTGGCATATATGAATGGATTTTCAACGCTGTATCTAACGCCTGCTCTTGCCGCGAGATTAATCACAGCCCCAGGTTTAGACATCTTAATTATGTGTTTAATATCGTTTATATTTTCTATATCACTTTTGTAAAATTTAAAACCTTTAAAGTGTTTAAGCTGGTTAAGCCGCCACTTCTTGAGCTGTGTGTCATAATAACTGTTTAGGTTATCAACTCCAATTACCATGGAGTTATTCTTAAGAAGGAATTCGCATGTTTTCCATCCTACGAAACCCGCGGCCCCTGTAACAATTATTGATTTTTTCTTATTTGTCATATGATAAAGATTATTTAAAAAAATGGTATTTTTTATTGTATTTTCTAAAAATTATAACAGTTTTTTTAACTTTTGCAAAGTTTAATTCACGTTGTCATTCAGAGGACCGCCGAAGGCGCGACGAAGGCCCCCTCTGTCATTCCGAGCGAAGCGAGGAATCTGGTACTCATTTCACTCCCAGATCCTTCGCGGCCGACTCCGGCCCCGCCTCGTGCCGCTCTGGATGACACAGGGGTCACCCCCAGATCCTTCGCGGCCGACTCCGGCCCCGCCTCGTGCCGCTCTGGATGACAAGCGAAGAACGCTTGTCATTCCGAGCGAAGCGAGGAATCTAGTACTCTTACTCCGGATAACGCGCGGGGAATAATGCGCCTTGCGCCTCTCAAGAGCCCTGTTCCTGTTTCTGCCATGAAGCGAAACCGCCCTTGAGGGCATATGCCCTATGGCCAAGGGCCCTGATATACTTCACTATCTCGCTGATATCCTCATCTGCCGATGAAAATACCACTATTACAGCCCCGCGGTTGGTGCTTTGAAGTATCCGCGAAAGGTCATCCTGCGAGCTTTTAAAATTATCCGACGAAAAACGTATGGAATTGGGTATGTAATTCGTATCTTGCTTGTCCCTGCTTCTTACGTCAAGCATCACTATGTCGCGTCCGGAATTAATGCGCTCATATATGTCGGAGGCTTCTACAAACATGTCCTCAAAGTAATTTGTCAATGCCGACTTTTGCTCAAAGGCGCCCTTGGCGTGGTGCAGTGCTATCAGGTTATTTACGCTTTTTCTTGTGTCAGGGTGGTCTGGCCCCAGCGCTTTGTCTCTTATGGCAAGCGAGCGCCTGTAATATGACTCTGCCTTGTCATAATCCGCCTTGGCATAGGAAAGCGTCCCAAGATTATTAAGCACCTGGCCTGCCTCCGCGCTTTCATTGCCGTATGCCTTTTGGCTTATCTCAAGAGAACGCGTATAGAAAACCTCGGCTTTATCATATTGTTTTTGTTTATAGTATAGCAGGGCAAGATTATTTAGCGCTGTGGCTACAACAGGGCTGTCTTTTCCAAGTGCATATTCCGATGCCTTCAGCGCCTCTTCTGCTCTGGCAAGGGCCTGGGCAAAGTCTCCGGCTTTATAAAATTCCACGGCCTCTTCGTTTAGCCTTTCCCATGGGGCAAAGCCCCTGCCTCCGGAGAAATCATCATCCTGGCAAAAAGCTATTTTGCAGGCTGTAATGGTAAATATCAATAGGCAGAAAAATATATGGGTTATTTTCATATGATATCTGTGTATAAACAAAAAAGCCCGATGTGATGATTCGGGCTGTTTTTGCCTTTAAATGCGGTATGTTTATTCACTCTCACTCATAAGTTCAGGCTCGGCCTGTGTTCGGTCAATGGAGTCAAATTCAGCTTTGACATTATCTTGGCTTATCTTATCAAATTCCGCTTCCTGGTAGTCTTTTTCGTCCAAGGAATCAAATTCAGCTTCATAATGGCTTTGTTCTGCCATGGTGTCAAACTCGGCTTTGTAATCATTATTTTCCGCAAGACTATCAAACTCCGCGTCCGCGTAGTCCTCTTCTTTTAAAGCGTCAAATTCCGCGATTATATTGGCAGAATCAGCATTATCTAAATCTGTTATTTGTTGCAATTCGGACGGCTTATCTATTTTATCAGCAATAACCCCGACTTGTTCTTGGCGCGCAGTTTCTTTAATTGCTTGTTCGTATTGGACATCGTGTTTGCGTAAATCCGCTTTGCAACCAGATAAAAGAATAGAAACTGATAAAAATATACAAAGATATATCATATTTTATGCTGGTGATTCTGTATTATTATTGCCATTTGTGCTATCTTTTGATACCCACTTCCATGACGCACCATTATTATAACGTATCCATAAACCGGTTTTTGCACTTGAAGCAGCCTGGCCGAAGTCAATTATAAGGTCGTCTTGGCCGTTGGAGTCAATGTCAGATGCCAGCATTTCATACACGCTATCTAGCGCAATATGTTTCCATGAAGCACTGTTATTATAACGTACCCATAAACCGGTTTTTGCACTTGAAGAATCCTGGCCAAAATCCATTACAAGATCTTTTATTCCATTACCATCAATGTCGGCTGTCAGTATTTCAGCTGTGCTATCTTTTGATACCCACTTCCATGACGCACCATTATTATAACGTATCCATAAACCGGTTTTTGCACTTGAAGCAGCCTGGCCGAAGTCAATTATAAGGTCGTCTTGGCCGTTGGAGTCAATGNNNNNNNNNNNNNNNNNNNNNNNNNNNNNNNNNNNNNNNNNNNNNNNNNNNNNNNNNNNNNNNNNNNNNNNNNNNNNNNNNNNNNNNNNNNNNNNNNNNNTCAGATGCCAGCATTTCATACACGCTATCTAGCGCAATATGTTTCCATGAAGCACTGTTATTATAACGTACCCATAAACCGGTTTTTGCACTTGAAGAATCCTGGCCAAAATCCATTACAAGGTCTTTTATTCCATTACCATCAATGTCGGCTGTCAATATCGGCTCATAGTCATCATCCTCTTGCTGATACTCATATGCTCCCATATCAACGCTATTGCCGCTGATTCTATTGTTGCCTATTATGTCCTCGGTAATACTTTCGGGCAAAGAATCACCACCCTTGTCTATACAGGGGCTGTTACTGGTCAGCATATACCCGTCATCGGATGTCCATGGGGTATTGTCATCGCCGGCTACATTATCCGGGTCAAGGAACAAAGGGTCCTGGCAGGTATTATCGTCACTGCCTTCCGCAGTGCCGCAGTTGGTGAAGTTTCCGTCGCCATTGCCGTATGAATTATTGGCAGTTATTGTCCCCGCCGTGCCGTCACCGAGAATGCCGTAATTATTGTTTGCAAAAACCGTATTATTGGCTATTGTCAAGTCCGCGATACCGGAATAATATATGCCGTTTGCAAAAACTACCGGCCCGTCAGAATCATTATGCGCTACAGTATTATTGACAATAGTTAGTTTACTAATAGATACGGCATTTACTCCGGTGCCTGTATTCTTCGCTATGACGTTATTATACAAGGACACATCTGACGAAGCTCCCCCGCAATTGATGCCGGTGTTGATATTACCGACAATAAACGAATCGGTAATTGACATGTTTTGCGTGTTGTAGACATTGAGCCCGCACTGGGAATTATCGCCTATTATACAGTGTTCTATTGATACCCCGGAAGAATCAGATACTGCTATGCCTATCTGATTGCTTATGACCATGCAGTTTTTTATGGTAACCGAAGAACGCTGATAGATATCAATGCCTGTTCCGGGAAAACCCTGATCATTTAGCGCGCCTGTTATGATAAACCCGTCAATTGTTGAATTAGACGGGATAGATATCACGCTTCCTTCCAGCCCCGCGGCATTGATGTTCGTCATATACGCGTTAACGTCTCTTGTCCAATTCGCTGATTCGTAACCGCCCTCCAGGATAACGCTTGATTCACTATCAAACCATAATCCTGTGCGCGTTGATTCATTGTATTCTCCCTGCGCCACGCGCAGTTTAGCGCCTCTTAACTCAAAGTCATTTATCACGCCGCTTATGGATTTGAAGGGATTGTCTTTGGTGCCGTCTTCTTCGGACGATATGCTGTCAATATCAATATACATTGCCAAAATAGCCACACCCGTATTTGAATATGTTGACTCCGCGCCGCTGTTGTAATATGCGTAAAGGCGGTAATAATATATGTTGTTTGCCTCTTCATCAATGTCGGCATCCTGCAGTGTCGTGATAGAGGCATCGGTAATCGGGTCGCATATCCACTGCCATGAAGAGTTATCATCGGGAGTAGTCGTGCGCGCTATTCTGTAACTGTTAAAATCCGCTGATTCATCCATTTCCCATGAAAGTATTATTTGCGGCGCTGGAGAGCTGTTCCAGTCAACGGATATCTGGTTATATTCAGGGCCTACGCCGATAAAATGATTAAGGTCTTCCTGTGTCATATCAGGAAACAAGCCCGCCATGGTAGGGTCGGGGAAACTGCTTTTTAGTATTTCATTATTGGCATCAAACTCGGGCAAAAGAGCCCTGATATTTTTAGGCGAGTCAAATAATGAAGAAAAATTAAAAGCTACATTTGAGTAGAAGTCATCCATCTGGGGAAAGGTATCGGCAGGCGCCGACAGGTCAAAACTTATCCCTTCATCCAGGGACTGCTGTAATGCTTCAAGATTATCAGTAACGATTTGCGTTGTATCCTGGTCCTCGGGGTCTAAGCCGAGGAAATATTCTCCGTCATCTCCTCTTGTATTTAAGAGATCAATTACTGTCAGGCCGCCTTCTACTGCCGACTGCATATAGCCTTTTGCATCGGTAAGCCGCTCGGCGTCTTTAAGTGTTAAAATATTTGGGTAATTATTTAGAATATCGTTTATGGCAGGCGTTGACCCTGAATCAACGCTGTTATAAAAACTATCTATATCAAAGTTGTCCGTATTATACGCGCAGAGTAAATTTATAAATCCTGCCAAAGCGTTTAGGCCTGCCTCCAGCGCTTTTACTTCCGCGTAACCGATAGTCAGGGTTTCTTCGTCAATTGTGATAGTGTCGCTGTATTCCGTGTTATCTGAAATTTTCTGGATATGGTCATTAAGGGCTGATATGATATTAGGCAAAAGCACGCTGTCTAAAAGAGTTTGCACATCAGTAAGCGTCGGAGAGTTATCATCAAGGCCTGATTCAGGAAGGCTTACGGATTCGCCCAGGGCCATGATATCGTTTAGATCGCCGGGCACAAGAGGCCGCGGGTCGCCTTCGGCCGGATTATTGGTTATACCAAACGCGTTAAGCGTATCAACAACACCCTGGTCTTGTATGGTCATTGATACAAGGGTTATGGCACGCCAAAAATTTGCCTGCGGATGATTGGGTTCTAAAATAAGGGCCTGCTGGAAATCGCTGTGAGCGCCCGAAAGATTGCCGTTATTTATAAGGTTTTGCTTGCCCTGCTCTACCCATCCGGCGGCTGTAACCGGATCCTCCGCGAGGCAGGGGCCTGTTATTGAAAATATCAGCGCAAGAGATAGTAAACCACCCGAGATAACCGATCTTAACTTCATAAATCCCCCATTTTTATTGATACAATTTATTTAATGTCCGCGAAATTTTCAAAATCCATATCGCATCTGATTGAACCGGTTTCTGTGATTTTTCCGCTGATATTTAAAATACAGGCTTTTTTTGATATTATAAGCCTGTCTTTACAGTTAAAACTAAGCGAATCTGATGTCAATTGTTTTTTTCTGTCAATCGTTTCAAACCTCGCCCCCTTAAGCAGGCTTATCTTTCCTGAAACAGGGTCAAATATTCCAAAAGGCGCTATTGCCTTTGAAGCGGGTTTATTATTATTGAAGAAAAGGATTTGAATGTTCTGTATTTCAGCTATTTTTTTGGGATTAAATCTGAATATGCCAAACTTACTGCCCTTTGTTTCAAGCCTTGACCCCGACAAGATAAATACTTTTTCGTCTTTGTCAAATTTTGTAAAACTAAAATCTTTTAAGATATACCCGGATTTACGCAAAAGGCTTTTTGGCGTAAAGCCGTCCGCGGGGCGCTCTGTTTCTGAAAGATTTGGGGCTGATATGTTATTAAGATAGGTAATACATATCAACCCCAAAACCGTTAATATACAAAAAAATACTGTTAATACGTGTATTTTTCGCAAAACAGCCTTATATCTTGCTGGCAGGTTCCTCTACTTCAGGAGTAAACTGAATTTCGGCATTAGGGTCTGTTGTATCAGCCGGAGGCGTATATCCAAGGACATCAATTTCCATGGCCTCAAATTGCTCTGCTACTTCCTGAATCTCCGCTTCTGAATACGGCTGTGGGCCTGATGTGGAGCCGTCAGTATTGATAGCGATACTGCTACCGGCATCAACAGTGTAGGTTTCGCCGGTCTCCATATTGACAACAGTCAAAGAGCCTTCCAGGACATATACCGTATTAGTTGTGGTATCAATGTATATTTTTGTTCCAAGCACACCGCAGACAGCCGTAGGGGTCTTTATTTCAAACCTTGAGGCTTCGCCAGGCGTTACTTTTTCAAAAAGTCCGTGCATGATGCCTGATTCCAGGACAAGTTTATTCTGTGTTTTGCCTGAATTTGACGTATCGCGCAATTGGGTAAGTACAAGATTGGCGGAATTAGCGATATCAATTACAGCGCCGTCATCATATCTGATGCTCGCGCCTGAATTAGCGCCTGTTTTTATCCTGTCGCCTTCGGATAATACCATGCCAGCCTCTGCCTGGGCCCAGCCTATTGTGGATACCTTTAATACCTGAACGTCCTTTTCGCCTGTTATAGCAGTGATGTAAACTTTAGACGTTATTGGCTCAAGGGCACTGCATGTGCCTGTGACGGGCAATACAAGGGCTATTGCCATAATGCATAAAAAAATAATACTAATACCTTTTACTGTCATTTCCTATGCCTCCTGTTTTTTTAATAAGGGATATTAAGGGATAAAAACTTTATAAATATCTGAATTAATATACGCCTAAAATAGAGAATTGTCAAGGGAAATTTTCGCAAAACCCGTCTATGATTTTTGTTGTCATTGCGAACGCCACTTCTGTCATTCAAAGCGTCCACTTTGTCATTCAGAGGAGCGCCGAAGGCAACGCCTGTCATTCCGAGCGTCCACTTTGTCATTCAGAGGAGCGCCGAAGACCCCATCTGTCATTCCGAGCGAAGCGAGGAATCTAGTACTCATTTCCCTCCCAGATCCTTCGCGGCTTACTCTGGCCCCGCTTCATGCCGCTCTGGATGACACACGGGTCACCTCCAGATCCTTCGCGGCTTACTCTGGCCCCGCTTCGTGCCGCTCTGGATGACACAGGGGTCACTTAATACGCCCCAACTCCAAACAAAACAACAGGTATTGTTTTAAATAGTATAAAAAAATCAAGCCGCAGGTGCCACTTATCTATATAATCCAGATCAAGCTTCATCCAATCATCAAAGCTCTGTATCCTATTCCTGCCGCTTACCTGCCACAGGCAGGTAATCCCCGGCCTCATGGATAAACGCCTTCTCTGCCAGGGTTCAAATTTTCCCACTTCATACACAGGCAAGGGCCTCGGCCCTACAAGGCTCATATTGCCTATGAGGACATTCAGCAATTGCGGCAATTCATCAATGCTCAATTTTCTAAGCATCTTTCCTGCCGGGGTAATACGCGGGTCATTTTTTATCTTAAATACAGGCCCGTCCATCTCATTCAGGCTTTCCATTTGCCCGCGTTTTTTATCAGCATCATTATACATTGTCCTGAATTTATAAAGCACAAACTCCCTGCCGTTTAGCCCCGCTCTTTTTTGCAGAAAAAATACCGGCCCGGTTGATGTTAGCTTAATAAGCAGGGCTGTAATTAAAAAAACAGGGCTTAATATTATTAAGCCGATAAGAGAGGCCATAATGTCAATACCTCTTTTAATAAAAAGCCTTAATTCATCGGCAACAGTTGTCTCAAAGCTTAAAAGAGGTGTCCCGTCAAGTTCTGTCTGGTGAAACCTCGCCAGTTTAAAGTCAAACAGGTCAATGGCAAGTGTTGCCCTGATACCCAAATTCTCGCAAACATAGAGGGCGTTTTCAATTTTTCCCAGGGCAGAACGCGGCACCAAAAAGACCACCTCATCAATGGCCTTATCGCATAATATGTCTTGCAGGTTGTCCAGAGTGCCTATTATTTCAATGCCTTTTATATTTTTGCCGGCAGGGTGTTTTTCATAATCTATCACACCTTCTATTTTAAAGCCCCATTCCGGGTGATTATTTATTTTTGCTATGAAACTATCCGCTCTTTTGCCAGTGCCTACTATCAAAAATCTTTTAAAATTATGGCCTTTTTTTCTGGCATTTTTTACCACATAAAAAACAATTATTTTCTCAATAATAATCAAAAAGGCGCTTATCAGGATAAAATTTATAAAAAATAACCTGCTTACGAATTTGAATTGAAGAAAGAATATTAGCGAACCGAAGGCAAACACCATATATACAGCCGACTTTGCTACTGTCCATACCATTGCAAAGAAAGACTCTGTCCTGATGGCCTTATAAGCCCCGTTTATATAAAGCATGGCAGGCCAAAGGAGCATGGCGAATAACAATATAATGATATATTGTTCAATGCTTGATGGCAGATAATTTACGATATCAGCGAATGGAAGACTACTTTCCTTGTAGAAGACGTGGAAATACCTGCCCAAATAATAAGAGAGCAAAAATGCCCCGCATACTACCAGGCCGTCCAAAAGTATCATTGCCTTTCTTATTACCGTCTCTTTTTCTTTTAGCATATTTTTACTTTCTTCACTCCCAGATCCTTCGCGGCCTACTCTGGCCTCGCGGGTTCCGCTCTGGATGACAGGCGGGTCACCCCTCTGTCATCCCAACTGCCACCTCTGTCATTCCGAGCGAAGCGAGGAATCTAGTACTCATTTCACCCCCAGATCCTTCGCGGCCGACTCCGGCCCCGCTTCGTGCCGCTCTGGATGACACACGGGGCACTCCCCAATCCTTCGCGGCCACTGTCATTCAGAGGAGCGCCGAAGGCGCGACGAAGAATCTAATACTCGTCTCGCTTCCCCGCAATACCGCCTTTCCCCTTCCGCAATACCTGCCAATATTATAAACAATACCATGTTAGCCGGAATATGAAAATTAAAATCAACCATTCCGTGTATTGCCAGGCTAAGCATCCCTATACCGCACCCTAATATTACACTGTTAGTAATGTGTTGTCCGCAATTATCACTACAGCTATTTTTATATGATAATGCTCTGCCAATTACTAAATATAATACCCATATCATAAATATCATTCCTAATATGCCAATCTCACCGGCCATATGCAGGTAATCATTATGGGCATATCGCGGCCTTATACCCCACCGCCCCATAGATTGCGGCCTGTATTTTGGAAAACCCCACTCAAAGCACCCTATCCCCACTCCTGCCCAGGGATAGTCCCTGATCATATTAATAGTTCCGCGCCAAATGCTAAAGCGTGATTCCATAGACGCCTCACCCTGTTCAATATCAAGCATTGTTTCAATCCGTTTTGATACAAGGCCTTTACTGTGATAAAAGTATCCAAATACACCTACAGCAAGAGCTATCAGTATAATCAAGCTATAAATCTTTAGAAACTTTCTGCGTATTAATATAATATTCATAACCAAAAGCGATATCCCAAGGCTTATCCATGCCCCTCTTGATTGCGCGAATATGACCGCGGCAATCATTATAATCAAGCCGGTTATTAATAACAAAACACTTGCTATTACGAGAAACGCCGAATGTGCCGCGAAGAATCCAGTATTTATTTCACGCCCAGATCCTTCGCGGCCGACGCGTGCCCCGCCTTCCGCCGCTCTGGATGACAGGCGGGCCCCTTCTGTCATTCCTAACGCCCCCTCTGTCATTCCGAGCGAAGCGAGGAATCTAGTACTCTGTCCGCACGAGTTACCCCCAGGTCCTTCGCGACCCTCTGTCATTCCGAGCGAAGCGAGGAATCTAATACTCCCAACAATAACCCCTATTGTCACTGGTATCACCATCTCCATATATCCCGCGAAA
This sequence is a window from Candidatus Omnitrophota bacterium. Protein-coding genes within it:
- a CDS encoding GDP-mannose 4,6-dehydratase, with the protein product MTNKKKSIIVTGAAGFVGWKTCEFLLKNNSMVIGVDNLNSYYDTQLKKWRLNQLKHFKGFKFYKSDIENINDIKHIIKMSKPGAVINLAARAGVRYSVENPFIYATTNVIGTLNLLELCRQHNINKFVTASTSSLYAGQKMPFKETLAVNTPISPYAATKKAAEALCYTYHHLFGIDTCILRYFTVYGPAGRPDMSPFKFIEKIRRGLPVEIYGDGRQKRDFTYIDDIADATIKALKIKGYNIFNLGNNKPHTLLKLIALIEHQLGKKAIKKYLKPYKTDMEATWADISKANKILDWIPQTELAKGIEKTVKWHCNNNFVNSITIN
- a CDS encoding tetratricopeptide repeat protein — encoded protein: MKITHIFFCLLIFTITACKIAFCQDDDFSGGRGFAPWERLNEEAVEFYKAGDFAQALARAEEALKASEYALGKDSPVVATALNNLALLYYKQKQYDKAEVFYTRSLEISQKAYGNESAEAGQVLNNLGTLSYAKADYDKAESYYRRSLAIRDKALGPDHPDTRKSVNNLIALHHAKGAFEQKSALTNYFEDMFVEASDIYERINSGRDIVMLDVRSRDKQDTNYIPNSIRFSSDNFKSSQDDLSRILQSTNRGAVIVVFSSADEDISEIVKYIRALGHRAYALKGGFASWQKQEQGS
- a CDS encoding right-handed parallel beta-helix repeat-containing protein, which translates into the protein MKLRSVISGGLLSLALIFSITGPCLAEDPVTAAGWVEQGKQNLINNGNLSGAHSDFQQALILEPNHPQANFWRAITLVSMTIQDQGVVDTLNAFGITNNPAEGDPRPLVPGDLNDIMALGESVSLPESGLDDNSPTLTDVQTLLDSVLLPNIISALNDHIQKISDNTEYSDTITIDEETLTIGYAEVKALEAGLNALAGFINLLCAYNTDNFDIDSFYNSVDSGSTPAINDILNNYPNILTLKDAERLTDAKGYMQSAVEGGLTVIDLLNTRGDDGEYFLGLDPEDQDTTQIVTDNLEALQQSLDEGISFDLSAPADTFPQMDDFYSNVAFNFSSLFDSPKNIRALLPEFDANNEILKSSFPDPTMAGLFPDMTQEDLNHFIGVGPEYNQISVDWNSSPAPQIILSWEMDESADFNSYRIARTTTPDDNSSWQWICDPITDASITTLQDADIDEEANNIYYYRLYAYYNSGAESTYSNTGVAILAMYIDIDSISSEEDGTKDNPFKSISGVINDFELRGAKLRVAQGEYNESTRTGLWFDSESSVILEGGYESANWTRDVNAYMTNINAAGLEGSVISIPSNSTIDGFIITGALNDQGFPGTGIDIYQRSSVTIKNCMVISNQIGIAVSDSSGVSIEHCIIGDNSQCGLNVYNTQNMSITDSFIVGNINTGINCGGASSDVSLYNNVIAKNTGTGVNAVSISKLTIVNNTVAHNDSDGPVVFANGIYYSGIADLTIANNTVFANNNYGILGDGTAGTITANNSYGNGDGNFTNCGTAEGSDDNTCQDPLFLDPDNVAGDDNTPWTSDDGYMLTSNSPCIDKGGDSLPESITEDIIGNNRISGNSVDMGAYEYQQEDDDYEPILTADIDGNGIKDLVMDFGQDSSSAKTGLWVRYNNSASWKHIALDSVYEMLAS
- a CDS encoding FecR domain-containing protein — its product is MTVKGISIIFLCIMAIALVLPVTGTCSALEPITSKVYITAITGEKDVQVLKVSTIGWAQAEAGMVLSEGDRIKTGANSGASIRYDDGAVIDIANSANLVLTQLRDTSNSGKTQNKLVLESGIMHGLFEKVTPGEASRFEIKTPTAVCGVLGTKIYIDTTTNTVYVLEGSLTVVNMETGETYTVDAGSSIAINTDGSTSGPQPYSEAEIQEVAEQFEAMEIDVLGYTPPADTTDPNAEIQFTPEVEEPASKI
- a CDS encoding sugar transferase, translated to MLKEKETVIRKAMILLDGLVVCGAFLLSYYLGRYFHVFYKESSLPFADIVNYLPSSIEQYIIILLFAMLLWPAMLYINGAYKAIRTESFFAMVWTVAKSAVYMVFAFGSLIFFLQFKFVSRLFFINFILISAFLIIIEKIIVFYVVKNARKKGHNFKRFLIVGTGKRADSFIAKINNHPEWGFKIEGVIDYEKHPAGKNIKGIEIIGTLDNLQDILCDKAIDEVVFLVPRSALGKIENALYVCENLGIRATLAIDLFDFKLARFHQTELDGTPLLSFETTVADELRLFIKRGIDIMASLIGLIILSPVFLITALLIKLTSTGPVFFLQKRAGLNGREFVLYKFRTMYNDADKKRGQMESLNEMDGPVFKIKNDPRITPAGKMLRKLSIDELPQLLNVLIGNMSLVGPRPLPVYEVGKFEPWQRRRLSMRPGITCLWQVSGRNRIQSFDDWMKLDLDYIDKWHLRLDFFILFKTIPVVLFGVGAY
- a CDS encoding O-antigen ligase family protein; amino-acid sequence: MNSLYNIIIYLGITALMVFTPLARGATTTRLWAITIVMLLMNTIVFAGIMKKIGSLRGGKDGSTRFLASLGMTEGARLSSRATEGKERLGREGSGGETSTGFLASLGMTKVALGMTKGALATAVGGFIIIAVISFVFSIYKYDSFYALLRFLGYIGLFYTIVSNYSRQIMRYLIGLAICLGTGLAVYGLFQYFGILPHEWWRPKDFLAGSYVNHNHFAGYMEMVIPVTIGVIVGSIRFLASLGMTEGREGPGGNSCGQSTRFLASLGMTEGALGMTEGARLSSRAAEGGARVGREGSGREINTGFFAAHSAFLVIASVLLLITGLIIMIAAVIFAQSRGAWISLGISLLVMNIILIRRKFLKIYSLIILIALAVGVFGYFYHSKGLVSKRIETMLDIEQGEASMESRFSIWRGTINMIRDYPWAGVGIGCFEWGFPKYRPQSMGRWGIRPRYAHNDYLHMAGEIGILGMIFMIWVLYLVIGRALSYKNSCSDNCGQHITNSVILGCGIGMLSLAIHGMVDFNFHIPANMVLFIILAGIAEGERRYCGEARRVLDSSSRLRRSSE